The Microbacterium luteum nucleotide sequence GATCGCGGTGAAGATGGATGACATGCCCAGTGCCCAGCGCCCCGGGCTCCGGATCGATGACCGCCTCACGATCCCGGAGTCCGAACTGACCTGGCGGTTCTCGCGATCGTCGGGTCCGGGCGGGCAGGGCGTCAACACCGCCGACTCCCGGGTCGAACTGCTGTGGGATGTCGCCGAATCGACCACGCTCTCCGAGCGACAGCGGGAACGGATGCTCGATCGGCTGCGCCATCGCCTGGTCGACGGCGTGCTGACGGTG carries:
- the arfB gene encoding alternative ribosome rescue aminoacyl-tRNA hydrolase ArfB encodes the protein MPSAQRPGLRIDDRLTIPESELTWRFSRSSGPGGQGVNTADSRVELLWDVAESTTLSERQRERMLDRLRHRLVDGVLTVTASEHRAQLRNRDAARDRLAALVADALRPPGPARRATKPSRGAKERRLKAKKQRTDVKRLRRPPSD